A stretch of the Bacillus alveayuensis genome encodes the following:
- a CDS encoding bifunctional UDP-N-acetylglucosamine pyrophosphorylase/glucosamine-1-phosphate N-acetyltransferase (product_source=KO:K04042; cath_funfam=2.160.10.10,3.90.550.10; cog=COG1207; ko=KO:K04042; pfam=PF00132,PF00483; superfamily=53448; tigrfam=TIGR01173): MKNRYAVILAAGQGTRMKSKLYKVLHPVCGKPMVQHVVDQVSKLKLDKIVTIVGHGAEMVKSELGDCCEYALQQEQLGTAHAVMQAAPYLENKQGTTIVVCGDTPLITAETIEALFKHHIDINAKATILTAIADDPSGYGRIVRDEKGHVAKIVEQKDANEDELKITEINTGTYCFDNAYLFKALKNVSNDNAQGEYYLPDVIEILKDQGERISAYQTNSFEETLGVNDRVALSKAEAIMKKRINEQHMRNGVTIVDPENTYISADAQIGRDTVIYPGTMINGKAVIGEDCEIGPNSEIKDCHIGNHTVIRHSVAHDSEIGNHVNIGPFAHIRPQSNISDHVRIGNFVEVKKSSMGNGSKASHLSYIGDARVGADVNIGCGSITVNYDGKNKHLTKIEDGAFIGCNSNLIAPVTIGKGAYVAAGSTITTDVPGEALSIARARQVNKENYVSKLKMNHNS; encoded by the coding sequence ATGAAGAATCGTTATGCGGTAATTTTAGCTGCTGGACAAGGAACGCGAATGAAATCTAAACTTTATAAAGTATTACATCCAGTTTGTGGGAAGCCAATGGTTCAACATGTTGTCGATCAAGTCTCTAAACTAAAGCTTGATAAAATTGTGACAATTGTAGGACATGGCGCAGAAATGGTGAAATCCGAGCTTGGCGATTGTTGTGAGTACGCTTTGCAACAAGAACAGCTTGGGACAGCTCATGCTGTTATGCAAGCAGCTCCTTATTTAGAGAACAAGCAAGGTACGACCATTGTTGTTTGTGGTGATACACCACTTATAACGGCAGAAACTATAGAAGCTTTATTTAAACATCATATTGATATAAATGCGAAAGCTACGATTTTAACGGCAATAGCGGATGACCCGTCTGGATATGGGCGCATAGTTCGTGATGAAAAAGGTCATGTCGCAAAAATTGTTGAACAAAAAGATGCGAATGAAGATGAGTTAAAAATCACTGAAATCAATACGGGGACATATTGTTTTGATAACGCTTACCTATTTAAGGCTTTGAAAAATGTTTCAAACGATAATGCACAAGGGGAATATTACTTACCGGATGTTATTGAAATTTTAAAAGACCAAGGAGAAAGAATTTCGGCTTATCAAACGAATTCTTTTGAAGAAACATTAGGTGTTAATGATCGTGTAGCCCTTTCCAAAGCTGAAGCGATTATGAAAAAACGAATTAATGAACAGCACATGAGAAATGGTGTTACCATTGTAGATCCAGAAAACACTTATATTTCTGCAGATGCTCAAATTGGCCGTGATACGGTTATATACCCAGGAACGATGATTAATGGTAAAGCAGTTATTGGAGAGGATTGTGAAATCGGTCCGAACAGTGAAATTAAAGATTGCCATATTGGAAATCATACGGTTATTCGCCATTCTGTTGCACATGATAGCGAAATTGGCAATCATGTAAACATTGGACCGTTTGCTCATATTCGTCCACAATCAAATATATCTGATCATGTCCGAATCGGGAACTTTGTAGAAGTGAAAAAGTCAAGTATGGGGAATGGAAGTAAAGCATCCCATTTAAGCTATATTGGCGACGCTCGAGTTGGAGCAGATGTAAATATTGGCTGTGGCTCTATTACTGTTAACTATGATGGCAAAAACAAGCACTTAACAAAAATTGAAGACGGAGCATTTATTGGCTGTAACTCCAACTTAATTGCCCCTGTTACAATTGGAAAAGGTGCGTATGTTGCGGCTGGCTCAACGATCACAACAGATGTTCCAGGAGAGGCTTTATCTATTGCTCGTGCACGCCAAGTGAACAAGGAAAATTATGTGAGTAAATTGAAAATGAATCATAATTCCTAA
- a CDS encoding stage V sporulation protein G (product_source=KO:K06412; cath_funfam=3.30.1120.40; cog=COG2088; ko=KO:K06412; pfam=PF04026; superfamily=160537), producing MEVTDVRLRRVNTEGRMRAIASITLDNEFVVHDIRVIDGNNGLFVAMPSKRTPDGEFRDIAHPINSNTRGKIQDAVLAEYHRLGELQVEYEEAGAS from the coding sequence ATGGAAGTAACTGACGTTAGATTACGCCGCGTTAATACGGAAGGTCGTATGAGAGCGATTGCCTCTATTACATTAGACAATGAGTTTGTTGTGCATGATATTCGTGTAATCGATGGAAACAACGGCCTTTTCGTTGCAATGCCAAGCAAACGAACTCCAGATGGTGAGTTTCGCGACATTGCACACCCTATTAATTCTAATACTCGCGGAAAAATCCAAGATGCAGTTTTAGCAGAATATCACCGCTTAGGTGAGTTGCAAGTTGAATATGAAGAAGCTGGAGCTTCATAA
- a CDS encoding 2-iminobutanoate/2-iminopropanoate deaminase (product_source=KO:K09022; cath_funfam=3.30.1330.40; cog=COG0251; ko=KO:K09022; pfam=PF01042; superfamily=55298; tigrfam=TIGR00004) has translation MKVVSTNKAPAAIGPYSQGIIVNNLFFSSGQIPLTPEGTLVEGDITAQTHQVFANIQALLEEAGASLNTVVKVTAFLKDMNDFAEFNEVYGQYFNDHKPARSCVEVARLPKDVLVEIEVVALVK, from the coding sequence ATGAAGGTAGTATCGACGAATAAGGCTCCAGCAGCGATCGGGCCTTACTCTCAAGGAATTATTGTTAATAATTTATTTTTTAGTTCTGGACAGATACCTTTAACACCGGAAGGTACTCTTGTAGAAGGAGATATTACAGCGCAAACTCACCAAGTATTTGCAAACATTCAAGCGCTGTTAGAGGAGGCGGGAGCTTCTTTAAATACGGTTGTAAAAGTAACAGCGTTTTTAAAAGATATGAATGATTTTGCGGAATTTAACGAAGTGTATGGACAGTATTTTAATGATCATAAACCTGCGCGCTCCTGTGTAGAAGTAGCACGTCTTCCAAAAGACGTATTAGTGGAAATCGAAGTTGTAGCATTAGTTAAGTAA
- a CDS encoding purine operon repressor (product_source=KO:K09685; cath_funfam=1.10.10.10,3.40.50.2020; cog=COG0503; ko=KO:K09685; pfam=PF00156,PF09182; superfamily=46785,53271; tigrfam=TIGR01743): MKFRRSGRLVDMTYYLLNHPHALVPLTFFSERYQSAKSSISEDLAIIKQTFEQQGIGTLLTVPGAAGGVKYIPTVREEEAKETIRTLCDTIANPDRLLPGGYLYLTDILGNPGLMKRVGRLFASIFANREIDVVMTVATKGIPIAYAIANYLHVPVIIVRRDNKVTEGSMVSINYVSGSSKRIQTMTLAKRSLAEGSNVLIVDDFMKAGGTINGMINLLEEFQAKVAGIGVLVESESIDERLVDEYISLVKLSDVDIKDRCIRVKEGNYFDFTI; encoded by the coding sequence ATGAAATTTCGGCGCAGTGGAAGGCTTGTCGATATGACCTATTATTTGCTTAATCATCCACATGCTCTCGTTCCCTTAACTTTTTTTTCCGAACGATATCAATCTGCTAAATCCTCGATTAGTGAGGATTTAGCCATTATTAAACAAACCTTTGAACAACAAGGGATCGGCACATTGCTTACAGTCCCTGGGGCTGCTGGTGGAGTTAAATATATTCCAACAGTACGTGAGGAAGAAGCGAAAGAAACGATTCGGACATTATGTGATACCATTGCAAACCCTGACCGACTTTTACCAGGCGGTTATTTATATTTAACAGACATACTTGGAAACCCGGGATTAATGAAACGAGTTGGGCGTCTGTTTGCTTCTATATTTGCCAATAGAGAAATTGATGTTGTCATGACAGTTGCAACAAAAGGAATTCCGATTGCTTATGCGATAGCAAATTATTTACATGTACCTGTCATCATTGTTAGACGAGATAATAAAGTAACGGAAGGTTCGATGGTTTCCATTAACTATGTGTCTGGGTCATCGAAACGGATACAAACCATGACATTAGCTAAACGAAGTTTGGCAGAAGGCTCGAATGTGCTTATCGTAGATGACTTTATGAAAGCCGGCGGTACAATAAATGGGATGATCAATCTATTGGAGGAATTTCAAGCGAAGGTTGCAGGGATCGGTGTATTAGTAGAATCGGAAAGCATTGATGAACGTCTAGTGGACGAGTATATTTCTCTTGTTAAACTATCAGATGTTGATATAAAAGATCGATGTATTCGTGTTAAAGAAGGAAATTATTTTGATTTTACGATATAA
- a CDS encoding 4-diphosphocytidyl-2-C-methyl-D-erythritol kinase (product_source=KO:K00919; cath_funfam=3.30.230.10,3.30.70.890; cog=COG1947; ko=KO:K00919; pfam=PF00288,PF08544; superfamily=54211,55060; tigrfam=TIGR00154), translating into MRILEKAPAKINLSLDVLHKRPDGYHEVKMVMTTIDLADRIEFRSLRENAIRIVSHNRFVPDDHRNLAYKAAQLLKNRFKIQQGVAISITKSIPVAAGLAGGSSDAAATLRGLNKLWRLGLSLDELAELGAEIGSDVSFCVYGGTAIATGRGEKIEQIDAPPHCWVVLAKPDIGVSTADVYKNLKLDHIEHPDVDGMVQAIKEKNYDKICQKLGNVLESVTMKMHPEVAVIKEQMNKFGADAVLMSGSGPTVYGLIQHESRLHRVYNGLRGFCDQVFAVRLLGERNVLD; encoded by the coding sequence TTGCGGATTTTAGAAAAGGCACCAGCTAAGATTAACTTATCTTTAGACGTTTTACATAAACGACCAGATGGGTACCATGAGGTTAAAATGGTAATGACCACTATTGATTTGGCTGATCGCATCGAGTTTAGATCGTTAAGAGAAAATGCTATTCGGATCGTATCTCATAATCGTTTTGTTCCAGATGATCATCGAAACTTAGCATACAAGGCAGCCCAATTGCTTAAAAATCGTTTTAAAATTCAACAAGGGGTAGCTATATCGATCACGAAATCCATTCCTGTTGCAGCGGGACTTGCTGGGGGGAGCAGTGATGCTGCGGCTACATTAAGAGGTTTAAATAAACTTTGGCGTCTCGGTCTTAGCTTAGATGAATTGGCCGAGTTAGGAGCGGAGATCGGTTCTGATGTATCATTTTGTGTTTATGGCGGAACAGCTATCGCAACAGGCCGTGGCGAAAAAATAGAGCAAATCGATGCTCCTCCTCATTGTTGGGTCGTCTTGGCCAAGCCGGATATAGGGGTATCGACAGCCGATGTTTACAAAAATTTAAAATTAGATCATATTGAACATCCAGATGTAGATGGGATGGTTCAAGCGATAAAAGAAAAAAACTACGATAAAATATGCCAAAAGCTTGGGAATGTATTAGAAAGTGTTACTATGAAAATGCATCCAGAAGTAGCGGTCATTAAAGAACAAATGAATAAATTTGGTGCTGATGCTGTGCTTATGAGTGGAAGTGGTCCAACCGTATATGGGCTTATTCAGCATGAATCGAGGCTCCATCGCGTATACAACGGATTGCGAGGCTTTTGTGATCAAGTTTTTGCTGTCCGTTTATTAGGGGAACGGAATGTCCTTGATTAA
- a CDS encoding small acid-soluble spore protein F (minor alpha/beta-type SASP) (product_source=KO:K06423; ko=KO:K06423; pfam=PF00269) → MGRRRGVMSEKFKYELAKELGFYDTVKEEGWGAIRARDAGNMVKRAIEIAEEQLARYDQNKV, encoded by the coding sequence ATGGGCAGACGACGTGGAGTGATGTCAGAGAAATTTAAATATGAGCTTGCCAAAGAGCTTGGATTTTATGATACAGTAAAGGAAGAAGGATGGGGAGCTATTCGTGCTAGAGATGCTGGAAATATGGTGAAGCGTGCCATTGAAATTGCCGAGGAACAATTAGCCCGATACGACCAAAACAAGGTTTAA
- a CDS encoding uncharacterized protein Veg (product_source=COG4466; cog=COG4466; pfam=PF06257), producing MAKTLSDIKQALDSNLGRRLTLKANGGRRKTIERSGVLAETYPSVFVIELDQEENSFERVSYSYADVLTETVQLTFLDDKGVALGGQ from the coding sequence ATGGCAAAGACACTATCAGATATTAAACAAGCTCTGGACTCCAATCTTGGACGCCGGTTAACGTTAAAGGCAAATGGTGGACGAAGAAAAACCATTGAACGATCTGGCGTGTTGGCAGAAACATATCCTTCTGTATTTGTTATTGAGCTTGATCAGGAAGAAAATTCCTTTGAACGTGTTTCCTATAGTTATGCAGACGTGCTAACTGAAACTGTTCAACTTACATTTTTAGATGATAAAGGTGTAGCTTTGGGCGGGCAGTAG
- a CDS encoding spore coat assembly protein (product_source=KO:K06436; ko=KO:K06436; pfam=PF05582; tigrfam=TIGR02855) — MEIKLGTIVARKSYKCDILFRVVEIKKGKNGNLTAILSGQEMRLMADAPYEDLVVVDKQEINSRAKIEHEKLEQSLFLLKQDHQLSREKQEYYSSSAYSFPDELFHIPGRVLHIDGDSLYLQKCLALYDKIGVPVYGVYCKEDEMPERVMDLLEKYRPDILVITGHDAYSKHKGKISDINAYRHSKHFVKTVRNARRKVPNLDQLVIFAGACQSHFESLIRAGANFASSPSRVNIHALDPVYIVAKISFTPFVESINVWEVLRNTLSREKGLGGIETRGVLRSGMPFKQHDES; from the coding sequence ATGGAAATAAAACTAGGAACCATTGTTGCACGAAAGTCATATAAATGTGATATATTATTTCGAGTTGTGGAAATAAAAAAGGGGAAAAACGGAAATTTAACAGCTATTTTAAGCGGTCAAGAAATGCGCTTAATGGCAGATGCACCATACGAAGATTTAGTTGTTGTAGATAAACAAGAAATTAACAGTAGGGCAAAAATAGAACATGAGAAATTAGAGCAGTCTCTTTTTCTTTTAAAGCAAGACCATCAGTTATCACGTGAAAAACAGGAATATTACTCATCATCCGCTTATAGCTTTCCAGACGAACTTTTTCATATTCCAGGACGTGTGCTCCATATTGATGGAGATTCATTATATTTACAAAAATGTTTAGCTCTTTATGACAAAATTGGTGTTCCGGTTTATGGTGTTTATTGTAAAGAGGATGAAATGCCGGAACGAGTCATGGATCTGCTTGAAAAGTATCGGCCTGATATATTAGTTATTACAGGCCATGATGCCTATTCTAAACATAAAGGGAAAATTTCAGATATTAATGCATACCGCCATTCTAAACACTTTGTGAAAACCGTACGAAATGCTAGAAGGAAGGTTCCGAATTTAGACCAGCTTGTCATTTTTGCTGGTGCTTGCCAGTCGCATTTTGAATCACTCATCCGTGCTGGTGCAAACTTTGCTAGTTCTCCATCCCGAGTGAATATTCATGCATTAGATCCCGTATATATTGTTGCGAAGATTAGCTTTACTCCATTTGTGGAAAGTATCAATGTTTGGGAGGTTTTACGCAATACATTGTCGAGAGAAAAAGGATTAGGCGGAATTGAAACAAGAGGTGTTTTACGTTCCGGAATGCCTTTTAAACAGCATGATGAATCATAA
- a CDS encoding 16S rRNA (adenine1518-N6/adenine1519-N6)-dimethyltransferase (product_source=KO:K02528; cath_funfam=1.10.8.100,3.40.50.150; cog=COG0030; ko=KO:K02528; pfam=PF00398; smart=SM00650; superfamily=53335; tigrfam=TIGR00755) — protein sequence MSKEIATPMKTKEILQKYGFSFKKSLGQNFLIDVNILHRIVERANITNETGVIEIGPGIGALTEQLAKKAKKVVAFEIDGRLIPILDETLAQYENVWIIHQDVLKADLQEIVHKYFKDCKEIMVVANLPYYVTTPIMMKLLEEKLPLKGIVVMLQKEVAERMSANPSTKDYGSLTIAVQYYTDAKIVMTVPKTVFVPQPNVDSAVIRLQLRNKPLIQVENESFFFQVVRASFAQRRKTLLNNLQNNLPNGKNRKQQIIETLEDVGIDPKRRGESLTIQEFALLSNALYKYFQ from the coding sequence ATGAGTAAAGAGATCGCCACACCAATGAAAACAAAAGAAATCCTTCAGAAATATGGATTTTCATTCAAAAAAAGCTTAGGGCAAAATTTTTTAATTGATGTAAATATTCTTCACCGTATTGTAGAACGTGCGAATATTACAAATGAGACAGGGGTTATTGAAATAGGTCCTGGAATTGGTGCACTGACAGAACAGCTTGCGAAAAAAGCGAAAAAGGTAGTGGCATTTGAAATAGATGGTCGACTTATTCCCATCTTAGATGAAACCCTTGCTCAATATGAAAATGTATGGATCATTCACCAAGATGTATTAAAGGCTGATTTACAAGAAATAGTTCATAAGTATTTTAAAGATTGTAAAGAAATAATGGTTGTTGCAAATTTACCATATTATGTAACGACACCTATTATGATGAAATTGTTGGAAGAAAAGCTTCCGTTGAAAGGGATTGTCGTCATGCTACAAAAAGAAGTGGCTGAAAGAATGTCCGCAAATCCTTCGACAAAAGATTACGGCTCTTTAACAATCGCTGTTCAATATTATACAGATGCGAAAATTGTCATGACTGTACCGAAAACCGTTTTTGTTCCACAGCCAAATGTAGACTCAGCGGTAATTCGTTTACAATTACGAAACAAGCCTCTTATTCAAGTGGAAAATGAATCGTTTTTCTTCCAAGTTGTTCGTGCTAGTTTTGCTCAGAGAAGAAAAACATTACTGAACAATTTGCAGAACAACTTGCCTAACGGAAAGAATAGAAAACAACAAATAATCGAAACTCTAGAAGATGTTGGGATTGACCCGAAGAGGCGTGGGGAATCGTTAACCATTCAAGAGTTTGCTTTATTAAGCAACGCATTATATAAATATTTCCAATAG
- a CDS encoding ribonuclease M5 (product_source=KO:K05985; cath_funfam=1.10.3360.10,3.40.1360.10; cog=COG1658; ko=KO:K05985; pfam=PF13331,PF13662; superfamily=110455; tigrfam=TIGR00334) — MKKIKEVIVVEGKDDTVAIKKAVDADTIETNGSAISEATIEQIRLAQEKRGVIIFTDPDFPGEKIRKTISEKVPGCKHAFLQQNEAKAKNGKGIGVEHASIHAIRKALESVKEEMAEFPIQIEYHELIEAGLIGGTLAKRRRERLGQLLKIGYTNGKQLQKRLRMFQITRAAFYEALEVMIQEEHSHE; from the coding sequence ATGAAAAAAATAAAAGAAGTCATTGTTGTGGAAGGAAAAGATGATACGGTTGCAATTAAAAAAGCGGTTGATGCGGATACGATCGAAACAAATGGATCTGCGATTAGTGAGGCAACAATTGAACAAATTCGCCTTGCTCAAGAAAAAAGAGGAGTGATCATTTTTACAGACCCTGACTTTCCAGGTGAAAAAATTCGTAAAACAATATCTGAAAAGGTACCAGGATGTAAACATGCATTTTTGCAACAAAATGAGGCAAAAGCGAAAAATGGAAAGGGGATAGGCGTCGAGCATGCATCAATACATGCTATTCGAAAAGCGTTAGAGAGCGTAAAAGAAGAGATGGCAGAATTCCCTATTCAAATAGAATATCATGAACTGATTGAGGCTGGATTAATTGGAGGAACACTAGCTAAAAGGCGGAGGGAACGCCTCGGCCAATTATTAAAAATTGGCTACACAAATGGAAAACAGCTGCAAAAACGCTTACGAATGTTTCAAATAACAAGGGCAGCCTTTTACGAAGCATTAGAGGTTATGATACAGGAGGAACATTCTCATGAGTAA
- a CDS encoding uncharacterized protein YabE (DUF348 family) (product_source=COG3583; cath_funfam=2.40.10.10; cog=COG3583; pfam=PF03990,PF06725,PF07501; smart=SM01208; superfamily=54285,63491), translating into MIENMQKLLKNMTRKNKVILSAVGVCLLGTGTAYGTYEATKETVTVNINGKTENIRTHADTIQDLFNDLELDIRDEDYISPSKNAKIQDNMKIMYKSAIPVQLTINDERRTIWTTAQTVEELLSKENITTSEHDVIKPSLNTKITKNMKLNIQEAVPITLKVGSTEKQVWSTSTTVADFLKEQNITLNELDKVEPDLSQKLKENDQVMVTRVEKVTDVVEEPVAFQVVQQKDKNLEKGQQKVIQNGEKGMVKKHYEVILENGKEVARKLIKSETEKESVDKIVAVGTKAPQQSTTVSRGTTSTAKEFYVVATAYTGSCNGCSGKTSTGFNLKANPDAKVIAVDPNVIPLGSKVYVEGYGYAIAADTGSKIKGKRIDVFFPNASSAYRWGRKQVKVRVLK; encoded by the coding sequence GTGATTGAAAACATGCAAAAACTGTTAAAAAACATGACGAGGAAAAATAAAGTGATCCTCTCCGCTGTTGGTGTATGTCTTTTAGGGACAGGAACTGCATATGGGACATATGAAGCAACAAAAGAAACCGTTACAGTGAATATAAATGGCAAAACAGAAAACATTCGAACACATGCTGATACTATTCAAGATTTATTCAATGATTTAGAATTAGATATTCGAGATGAAGATTACATTTCCCCATCTAAAAATGCAAAAATACAAGACAATATGAAGATTATGTATAAGTCAGCAATTCCTGTTCAACTAACGATTAATGATGAGCGAAGGACCATTTGGACAACAGCTCAAACAGTGGAAGAATTACTTTCAAAAGAAAATATAACGACAAGTGAACATGATGTGATTAAGCCATCATTGAACACTAAAATTACGAAAAATATGAAGCTGAATATTCAAGAAGCCGTACCGATCACTTTAAAGGTTGGAAGCACAGAAAAACAAGTTTGGTCCACTTCGACTACCGTCGCTGACTTTTTAAAAGAGCAAAACATTACACTTAATGAATTAGATAAAGTCGAGCCTGATTTATCGCAAAAGCTAAAGGAAAATGATCAAGTTATGGTAACTAGGGTAGAAAAAGTCACCGATGTAGTGGAAGAGCCAGTAGCATTCCAGGTTGTACAACAAAAGGATAAAAATCTAGAAAAGGGGCAGCAAAAAGTCATTCAAAATGGAGAAAAAGGTATGGTTAAAAAACATTATGAAGTCATATTAGAAAACGGAAAAGAAGTTGCACGTAAATTAATTAAATCTGAGACGGAAAAAGAAAGTGTTGACAAAATTGTTGCCGTGGGAACAAAAGCTCCACAGCAATCGACAACAGTATCACGTGGAACTACATCAACAGCAAAGGAATTTTATGTTGTCGCAACTGCTTATACAGGATCTTGTAATGGTTGTTCTGGCAAAACGTCAACTGGCTTTAATTTAAAAGCAAATCCTGACGCTAAAGTTATAGCTGTTGATCCAAATGTCATTCCACTTGGATCTAAGGTTTATGTTGAAGGTTATGGGTATGCCATTGCCGCTGACACAGGTTCGAAAATAAAAGGAAAACGTATCGATGTTTTCTTCCCTAACGCTTCTTCTGCTTATCGTTGGGGACGAAAACAAGTAAAGGTGAGAGTGTTAAAATAA
- a CDS encoding TatD DNase family protein (product_source=KO:K03424; cath_funfam=3.20.20.140; cog=COG0084; ko=KO:K03424; pfam=PF01026; superfamily=51556; tigrfam=TIGR00010) produces the protein MLFDTHAHLNAVQYEQDLEEVIQRAKDEGVSHIVVVGFDRPTIKRAMELTESYDFIYAAVGWHPVDAIDMTDEDLAWIKELASHPKVVALGEMGLDYYWDKSPKEVQKEVFRKQIALAKEVKLPIIIHNREATADILEILKEENAHEVGGIMHCFSGSLEVARQCMDMNFYISFGGPVTFKNAKKPKEVAAAIPLEYLLIETDCPYLTPHPFRGKRNEPSYVKYVAEKIAELRELTFEEVAHITTENAKKIFSISR, from the coding sequence ATGCTTTTTGATACCCATGCCCATTTAAATGCTGTTCAATATGAACAAGACTTAGAAGAAGTGATCCAAAGAGCAAAAGATGAAGGGGTTTCCCATATTGTTGTCGTAGGATTTGATCGTCCAACAATTAAACGAGCCATGGAGCTGACGGAAAGCTATGATTTTATTTATGCAGCGGTAGGCTGGCATCCGGTTGATGCCATTGATATGACAGATGAAGATTTAGCTTGGATTAAAGAGTTAGCAAGTCATCCGAAAGTAGTAGCATTAGGGGAAATGGGGCTAGATTATTATTGGGATAAATCTCCAAAAGAAGTACAAAAGGAAGTTTTTCGTAAACAAATTGCCTTAGCGAAAGAAGTCAAACTTCCCATCATTATTCATAACCGTGAAGCTACGGCTGACATTCTCGAAATTTTAAAAGAAGAAAACGCTCATGAAGTTGGCGGCATCATGCATTGTTTTTCAGGTAGTTTAGAGGTTGCAAGGCAATGTATGGATATGAACTTCTACATATCTTTTGGTGGACCTGTTACGTTTAAAAATGCTAAAAAGCCAAAAGAGGTGGCAGCTGCCATTCCGTTAGAATATTTGCTCATTGAAACGGATTGCCCTTATTTAACACCACATCCTTTTCGTGGAAAACGAAATGAACCTAGTTATGTTAAGTATGTAGCAGAAAAGATAGCGGAATTAAGAGAACTTACTTTTGAAGAAGTTGCCCACATTACGACTGAAAATGCCAAAAAAATATTCAGCATTTCTCGATAA